One genomic window of Hymenobacter sp. J193 includes the following:
- a CDS encoding erythromycin esterase family protein, which translates to MLNTFTCRWMLAFLGWITASTFCLAQSAAPTATLPVHAIRSINSADTDFSDLEFLRQEIGGARVVMLGEPTHGEGNVFEAKIRLLRFLQERMGFTTVAFESGFYELDKAQRAMQAGTPAAEAIDNSVFGVWTSTREFREVLLLLGPGKLKVTGFDYQLSGAYQEELLEELETLLKPEKGADGIAYDYLDECFSMMGEHFLFPPSHQIQLFDLQLGKARRLLEKVAAGPDAKRRKRADFWLQNLRSLQAAAHDYATNDPGVKDSTEFRATDSNPRDAQMAANLLWYLRQHPQEKVVCWGALPHLANKVEVLNDDEIRTYKPMGRAVKAALGEDAVYVLGTLAGSGTHGFAGMGGYQTVPVPADGTLEAELLAQGQEYAFVSLKHDALRKNLTTYAFEYKPQTGPWSEVVDGFLYLKSVNPPYGAVAPVAASPTEALEQPAQAPAAPGRLNPAFRPTGRVGAALTLSGTVLDRKTGLSVPFATVAVPARSAGATANAQGQFRLEVRRGRWCR; encoded by the coding sequence ATGCTGAATACATTTACGTGCCGCTGGATGCTGGCCTTTTTGGGGTGGATTACGGCCAGCACGTTTTGCCTGGCGCAATCTGCCGCCCCAACCGCTACGTTGCCGGTTCATGCTATCCGCAGTATCAACTCTGCCGATACGGATTTCTCCGACCTGGAATTTCTGCGCCAGGAAATAGGCGGTGCCCGGGTGGTGATGCTGGGCGAGCCCACCCACGGTGAAGGCAACGTGTTCGAGGCCAAAATCCGGTTGTTGCGGTTTTTGCAGGAGCGTATGGGTTTCACTACTGTAGCTTTCGAAAGCGGCTTTTATGAGCTAGACAAAGCCCAGCGCGCCATGCAGGCGGGCACTCCGGCCGCCGAGGCCATCGACAACAGCGTGTTTGGCGTGTGGACCAGCACCCGCGAGTTCCGGGAGGTGCTTCTGCTGCTGGGGCCGGGCAAGCTGAAAGTAACCGGGTTCGACTACCAGCTGAGCGGAGCCTACCAGGAGGAACTGCTGGAAGAGCTGGAAACACTGCTCAAGCCCGAAAAAGGGGCCGACGGTATTGCCTACGACTACCTCGACGAGTGTTTCAGCATGATGGGGGAGCATTTCCTGTTTCCTCCTTCTCATCAGATTCAACTCTTCGATCTGCAGCTAGGCAAGGCGCGCAGGCTGCTGGAGAAAGTGGCTGCCGGCCCCGATGCCAAGCGGCGGAAACGGGCGGATTTCTGGCTTCAGAACCTACGCAGCCTGCAAGCCGCGGCCCACGACTACGCCACCAACGACCCGGGCGTAAAGGACTCGACCGAGTTCCGGGCCACCGACAGCAACCCCCGCGACGCGCAGATGGCCGCCAACCTGCTGTGGTATCTGCGCCAGCACCCGCAGGAAAAAGTGGTTTGCTGGGGCGCGCTGCCGCATTTGGCCAACAAAGTGGAAGTGCTGAATGATGACGAAATCAGAACCTACAAGCCGATGGGCCGGGCTGTGAAAGCGGCTTTGGGGGAAGACGCGGTTTATGTGCTGGGTACGCTGGCCGGCAGCGGCACCCACGGCTTTGCGGGCATGGGCGGCTATCAGACGGTGCCAGTGCCGGCCGATGGCACGCTGGAAGCCGAGCTGCTGGCGCAAGGTCAGGAGTATGCTTTTGTGAGTCTAAAGCACGATGCCCTCCGCAAAAACCTGACTACGTACGCTTTCGAATACAAGCCCCAAACCGGCCCGTGGAGCGAAGTTGTGGATGGGTTTCTATACCTGAAATCGGTGAATCCGCCGTATGGGGCTGTTGCTCCGGTAGCGGCTTCTCCAACCGAAGCCCTGGAACAACCTGCCCAAGCCCCCGCTGCTCCCGGCCGGCTGAACCCCGCGTTCAGGCCTACGGGAAGGGTTGGCGCCGCCCTGACGCTTAGTGGCACCGTGCTCGACCGCAAAACCGGCCTGTCGGTGCCATTTGCCACTGTAGCCGTACCCGCCCGGAGTGCTGGCGCCACGGCCAATGCGCAGGGGCAGTTCCGGCTGGAAGTACGCCGGGGGAGATGGTGCAGGTGA
- a CDS encoding lysylphosphatidylglycerol synthase transmembrane domain-containing protein has translation MPVTQPTQEQQLLDKLRPSRIVLPVLLGLSVVGFMFWRSYKPGDLAPLANASPLWLLVSLLVLVARDAGYVYRIRHISERVLSWRASLDVIMIWEFSSCILPSAVGGTSVAPFLLNKEGITLGKSLAYVMVTALLDNLYYVVMVPLVVWLAHEGLYPDENLNSGFMTTLKVAFGLSYVMVSAYSALMLYALFINPLSVKRVLVRLFSWRVLRRWRSKAYQHANEMVWASTQIRGNGAGYWLRAVLSTVFVWTARYLVIGCLIAAFVPTTPSEFTMMFARNITYKVILLVAITPGGAGIAEGAFPTFFGKFIGTPTMTNFIVLLYRIVTYYLYLVLGAIFLPRWITRVFGRRPEAATQVS, from the coding sequence ATGCCCGTGACGCAGCCCACCCAGGAACAGCAACTGCTCGACAAGCTCCGGCCTTCGCGCATTGTGCTGCCGGTACTGCTGGGGCTGAGCGTGGTGGGCTTTATGTTCTGGCGCAGCTACAAGCCGGGCGACCTGGCCCCGCTTGCCAATGCCAGCCCGCTCTGGCTGCTGGTTTCCCTGCTGGTGCTGGTAGCCCGCGACGCCGGCTACGTGTACCGCATCCGCCATATTTCGGAGCGGGTGCTCAGCTGGCGGGCCTCGCTGGATGTGATTATGATCTGGGAGTTTTCGTCGTGCATTCTGCCCTCGGCGGTGGGTGGCACGTCGGTAGCGCCGTTTCTGCTCAACAAGGAGGGCATCACGCTGGGTAAGTCCCTGGCCTACGTGATGGTGACGGCCCTGCTCGACAACCTCTACTACGTGGTGATGGTGCCGCTGGTAGTGTGGCTGGCGCACGAGGGCCTCTACCCGGACGAGAACCTGAACAGCGGCTTTATGACCACGCTGAAAGTGGCGTTTGGGCTAAGCTACGTGATGGTATCGGCCTACTCCGCCCTGATGCTGTATGCGCTGTTCATCAACCCGCTGTCGGTGAAGCGGGTACTGGTGCGGCTGTTTTCGTGGCGGGTGCTGCGGCGCTGGCGCTCCAAAGCCTACCAGCATGCCAACGAGATGGTATGGGCCTCCACTCAGATCCGGGGCAATGGCGCAGGCTACTGGCTGCGCGCCGTGCTCAGCACCGTATTTGTGTGGACGGCGCGCTACCTCGTCATTGGCTGCCTGATTGCGGCCTTCGTGCCCACCACGCCCAGTGAGTTTACGATGATGTTTGCCCGTAACATCACCTACAAAGTGATTCTGCTGGTAGCCATTACGCCGGGTGGTGCGGGCATTGCAGAGGGCGCATTTCCCACGTTCTTCGGCAAGTTCATCGGCACGCCTACCATGACGAACTTCATCGTGCTGCTGTACCGCATCGTCACGTACTACCTGTACCTGGTGCTGGGCGCCATCTTCCTGCCGCGCTGGATTACGCGCGTGTTCGGGCGGCGCCCCGAAGCCGCAACCCAGGTTTCTTAG
- a CDS encoding transposase, translating into MQQKRYSSDLTERQWAKLAPLLVVQRTSKWPLRAVVNGIFYVLKNGCVWRDVPADFPPWPTVYYYFTKWTADGSWQRVSACLTIEARERAKKMPSPPRPSSTAKA; encoded by the coding sequence ATGCAGCAAAAGCGTTACAGTTCGGATCTAACGGAGCGTCAGTGGGCAAAGCTGGCGCCGTTGCTGGTGGTGCAGCGCACGAGCAAGTGGCCGTTGCGAGCGGTAGTAAACGGCATTTTCTACGTGCTCAAGAACGGCTGCGTGTGGCGCGACGTGCCGGCGGACTTTCCACCCTGGCCGACGGTGTACTACTATTTCACCAAGTGGACAGCGGATGGCAGCTGGCAACGGGTCAGTGCTTGTTTGACGATTGAGGCCCGGGAGCGGGCAAAAAAAATGCCCAGCCCACCGAGGCCATCCTCGACAGCCAAAGCGTGA
- a CDS encoding AAA family ATPase, whose product MNEQLSVKNFGPIKDATVDFKKVTVFIGPTGGGKSTLAKLAAVFRDSSYSSQVTNSSIRDACFNDYLLNSHKKIDSEVFYKDQDQLKILSFEQGSVLVSLSDKIYSVHKSKIYEASSIIKTTKSLLDKAKIEDDEIRRKALLDQVEDLIKRAEDNHSFTRKDIMEKGYNISVLYAPSDRSFVASIMSSWPGLMRDDIGLPKTLLKFSNIFFQARDKINDISIPFLGVQYFRHDKKDYISYSNEESAIHLYEAASGIQSVTPLLVLLEHLSRNTEQAQSFIIEEPELNLYPTAQQGLLNWLVEKCTTGENDLTITTHSPYILSHLNLLLYAYQVAEKHPDRAEDVAKIVPRASWINPQEFACYQVENGGVQSLVNAELGLIDNNELDALSGDAADAFDNLIRLSKGVAVR is encoded by the coding sequence ATGAACGAGCAACTAAGCGTCAAAAACTTCGGCCCCATCAAAGACGCCACCGTGGACTTCAAGAAAGTGACGGTATTTATTGGCCCGACAGGTGGGGGGAAAAGTACGCTGGCGAAGCTGGCGGCGGTGTTTCGGGATTCTTCATACTCTAGCCAAGTCACGAATTCTTCTATTAGGGATGCTTGCTTTAATGACTATCTATTAAATAGTCACAAAAAAATAGACTCCGAAGTATTTTATAAAGATCAGGATCAACTCAAAATTTTGTCCTTCGAGCAAGGCTCTGTTCTCGTCTCACTATCCGACAAAATTTATAGTGTGCATAAAAGCAAAATATATGAAGCTTCATCTATTATCAAAACAACAAAGTCTTTATTAGATAAAGCTAAAATAGAAGACGACGAAATTAGAAGAAAGGCGCTTTTGGACCAAGTTGAGGACTTAATAAAGCGAGCTGAAGATAATCATAGCTTTACTCGAAAAGATATAATGGAAAAAGGTTATAATATTTCCGTATTGTATGCGCCATCTGACCGCTCGTTTGTCGCATCCATTATGTCGTCTTGGCCCGGTCTCATGCGTGACGACATTGGATTACCCAAGACACTTCTTAAATTTTCAAATATTTTTTTTCAAGCACGAGATAAAATAAATGATATTTCAATCCCTTTTCTGGGCGTACAATATTTTAGACATGATAAAAAAGATTATATAAGCTACTCAAATGAAGAATCTGCTATCCACTTATACGAAGCAGCTAGCGGCATTCAATCAGTTACGCCGCTGCTGGTGTTGCTGGAGCATCTGAGCCGCAACACGGAGCAGGCACAAAGCTTCATCATTGAAGAGCCCGAATTAAACCTCTACCCTACCGCGCAACAAGGCTTGTTGAACTGGCTGGTGGAGAAATGCACCACCGGCGAAAATGATTTAACCATCACCACGCACAGCCCCTACATTCTCTCCCATCTCAACCTCCTGCTCTACGCCTATCAGGTAGCCGAAAAGCATCCCGACCGCGCAGAGGATGTGGCGAAGATTGTACCGCGGGCCAGCTGGATAAACCCTCAGGAGTTTGCGTGCTACCAGGTGGAGAATGGCGGCGTGCAGTCGTTGGTAAATGCAGAGCTAGGTTTGATCGACAACAATGAGCTGGATGCGCTATCTGGTGATGCCGCCGATGCCTTCGATAACCTGATTCGCTTATCCAAAGGAGTAGCCGTTCGATGA
- the dxs gene encoding 1-deoxy-D-xylulose-5-phosphate synthase produces MIVEPGALLAAINSPDDLKKLSPDQLVQVSQELRQFIIDSVSIYGGHFGASLGVVELTVALHYVFNTPYDQLVWDVGHQAYGHKILTGRRDKFPTNRRYHGMSGFPKRSESPYDAFGVGHSSTSIGAALGMAVASDYKKEFNRQHIAVIGDGAMTAGMAFEALNHAGVEKSNLLVILNDNCMSIDPNVGALKEYLTDITTSRTYNKVRDELWNVLGKLSKFGPNPQQIAKRVEQAMKATLLKQGNLFEALNFRYFGPVDGHDVQHLATILADLKHIPGPKLLHCVTVKGKGYALAEKDQTLWHAPGLFDKVTGEIHKKTHTTPQAPKYQDVFGHTLVELAEQNDKIMGVTPAMPSGSSLNIMMKQMPDRAFDVGIAEQHAVTFSAGLATQGLVPFCNIYSSFMQRAYDQVVHDVALQNLHVVFCLDRAGFAGADGPTHHGCYDLAFMRCIPNMVVSAPMNEEELRNLMYTATLPENAGPFSIRYPRGEGVMPEWRKPLRKITVGTGRVVREGEGVAVLSIGHIGNYAVKATRQLLAEGLNPGHYDMRFCKPLDEEMLHHICRQYKALVTVEDGCLPGGFGAAVLEFMADHGYSLPLQRLGIPDRIVEHGTQDELYKECGFDADGIAAALRAMAGKVAASAPKETVLL; encoded by the coding sequence ATGATTGTTGAACCTGGTGCCCTGCTGGCGGCTATCAACTCGCCCGACGACCTGAAAAAGCTGAGCCCCGACCAATTGGTGCAGGTAAGCCAGGAGCTGCGGCAGTTCATCATCGATTCGGTTTCCATTTACGGCGGCCACTTCGGCGCCTCCCTGGGCGTTGTGGAGCTGACGGTAGCCTTGCACTACGTCTTCAATACGCCCTACGACCAACTGGTGTGGGATGTGGGCCACCAGGCCTACGGGCACAAAATCCTGACCGGCCGCCGCGACAAATTCCCCACCAACCGCCGCTACCACGGCATGTCGGGTTTCCCGAAGCGCAGCGAAAGTCCGTACGATGCCTTTGGCGTGGGCCACAGCTCCACCAGCATCGGCGCGGCGCTGGGTATGGCGGTGGCTTCCGATTATAAAAAAGAGTTCAACCGCCAGCACATTGCCGTAATCGGTGACGGCGCCATGACGGCCGGTATGGCCTTCGAGGCCCTCAACCATGCCGGAGTGGAGAAATCCAACCTGCTGGTTATTCTCAACGACAACTGCATGAGCATCGACCCCAACGTGGGCGCGCTCAAAGAATACCTCACCGACATCACCACCTCCCGCACCTACAACAAGGTGCGCGACGAGCTCTGGAACGTGCTGGGCAAGCTCAGCAAGTTCGGCCCCAACCCCCAGCAGATTGCCAAGCGCGTGGAGCAGGCCATGAAGGCTACGCTGCTCAAGCAGGGCAACCTGTTTGAGGCGCTAAACTTCCGCTACTTCGGCCCCGTGGATGGCCACGACGTGCAGCACTTGGCCACCATCCTGGCCGACCTCAAGCACATTCCCGGCCCTAAGCTGCTGCACTGCGTCACAGTGAAGGGCAAAGGCTACGCTCTGGCCGAAAAGGACCAGACCCTGTGGCACGCACCGGGCTTGTTTGACAAAGTAACCGGCGAAATCCACAAGAAAACCCATACCACACCCCAAGCCCCCAAGTACCAGGATGTATTCGGGCACACGCTGGTGGAGCTGGCTGAGCAGAACGACAAAATCATGGGCGTGACGCCGGCTATGCCCTCGGGCTCGTCGCTGAACATCATGATGAAGCAGATGCCTGACCGCGCCTTCGACGTGGGTATTGCCGAGCAGCACGCCGTCACGTTCTCGGCCGGCTTGGCTACGCAGGGCCTGGTGCCGTTCTGCAATATCTACTCCTCCTTCATGCAGCGCGCCTACGACCAGGTGGTGCATGATGTGGCCCTGCAGAACCTGCACGTAGTCTTCTGCCTCGACCGTGCCGGTTTCGCCGGTGCCGATGGGCCCACTCACCACGGCTGCTACGACCTGGCTTTCATGCGCTGCATCCCCAACATGGTGGTATCGGCGCCCATGAACGAGGAGGAGCTGCGCAACCTAATGTATACGGCGACCCTGCCCGAAAACGCGGGGCCGTTCAGTATCCGCTACCCGCGCGGCGAGGGGGTGATGCCCGAGTGGCGCAAGCCGCTCCGTAAAATCACGGTAGGCACGGGCCGCGTAGTGCGCGAGGGCGAAGGCGTGGCGGTGCTCAGCATCGGCCACATCGGCAACTACGCCGTGAAGGCTACCCGGCAGCTGCTGGCCGAAGGCCTCAACCCCGGCCACTACGACATGCGCTTCTGCAAGCCCCTGGACGAGGAAATGCTCCACCACATCTGCCGGCAGTACAAGGCCCTGGTGACGGTGGAAGATGGCTGCCTGCCCGGCGGCTTCGGCGCGGCGGTGCTGGAGTTTATGGCCGACCACGGCTACTCCCTGCCCCTGCAGCGCCTCGGCATCCCCGACCGGATAGTGGAGCACGGCACCCAGGATGAGCTCTACAAGGAATGCGGCTTCGACGCCGACGGCATTGCTGCTGCCCTGCGAGCTATGGCCGGCAAAGTAGCCGCCTCTGCACCAAAAGAAACGGTGCTGCTTTAA
- a CDS encoding transposase encodes MKNTATSTRCVGYDAGKCIKGRKRFFLVDTLGNLLACCVVAAHCHDGASTARFWDALALDNELLDRLQIVFVDGGFGRCFRQHLAGRGVLAQVPKGVVADKGRFFIHTKRWVVERSIAWAGNNRRLAKDYERKTQHANAWLYLANIRRLTKLT; translated from the coding sequence GTGAAAAACACGGCCACCAGTACGCGTTGCGTGGGCTACGACGCGGGCAAATGCATCAAGGGCCGCAAGCGCTTTTTCCTGGTGGATACGCTGGGCAACCTGCTCGCCTGCTGCGTGGTCGCCGCCCACTGCCACGACGGCGCCAGCACGGCCCGCTTCTGGGACGCACTGGCGCTGGACAACGAACTACTTGACCGGCTGCAGATCGTGTTCGTGGACGGCGGCTTTGGCCGCTGCTTTCGCCAGCACCTGGCGGGCCGGGGTGTACTGGCGCAGGTACCCAAGGGCGTAGTGGCCGACAAAGGCCGTTTTTTTATCCACACCAAGCGCTGGGTGGTGGAGCGCAGCATTGCCTGGGCCGGCAACAACCGCCGCTTGGCCAAAGACTACGAACGGAAAACGCAGCATGCCAACGCCTGGCTCTACCTAGCCAACATCCGACGACTCACCAAGCTAACTTAA